A section of the Agarivorans litoreus genome encodes:
- a CDS encoding protein disulfide oxidoreductase, translated as MLSKLWFVFKQLITMVLFVTVVGIGVDFWRSQDLPEGELPNLSAVTLGGEAIDLKELSKDEPVLIYFWGSWCGVCNFVSPAVNTMAKHFNVVTVALRSGEQTKVQAYLTHHEYQFPVINDPQANLGGQWGISVTPTLMVVKNGELKHYTAGFTTLPGMWWRMLMA; from the coding sequence ATGTTAAGTAAGTTATGGTTTGTTTTTAAGCAACTCATCACTATGGTGCTTTTTGTCACTGTGGTAGGTATAGGTGTGGATTTCTGGCGCTCACAAGATTTACCAGAAGGTGAGTTGCCCAACTTAAGCGCAGTTACTCTAGGTGGTGAGGCAATAGATCTAAAGGAGCTAAGCAAAGATGAACCAGTATTGATTTACTTTTGGGGATCTTGGTGTGGCGTATGTAATTTTGTGAGCCCAGCGGTAAACACCATGGCTAAGCACTTCAATGTAGTGACAGTTGCATTACGTTCTGGCGAGCAAACCAAGGTACAGGCTTATTTAACACATCATGAGTACCAATTCCCAGTGATTAACGATCCGCAGGCCAACTTGGGCGGGCAGTGGGGCATTTCGGTAACACCAACCTTGATGGTGGTTAAAAATGGCGAGCTAAAACACTATACCGCGGGATTTACCACCTTACCGGGC